The following proteins come from a genomic window of bacterium:
- a CDS encoding AAA family ATPase — MYYQYWGMKRAPFDNVPDPDLYWSQNSSLEDAVSEILFAIEEGNDCLAVMTGDIGTGKTMGLRVILNELNAEKYRVAFITNPDLSPMQLMREIIGQLQNKKVTTRYKDQLMEEFNAILFKCANEGQKAVIFIDEANAMSTEMLNQVRLMTNLQDDQQNMVIFILAGQKELGRRLESRTMENLFQRVGVYCRIRGLESPQEVQDYLTHRIQVCGGSPDIFTQDAYAAIWDHSQKGVPRLINKIAKLCLKAGETNQVRQIGAEMVHAVASMFEREKSSLTRQTQPEEEMDQPWQEKDQQAVSKADITPIEEQQVAAREPGKVKANEPGENVRELYLQQSPAPEPAPHLHLDPEMMRLIQGLPSQIRSQLQVMEDKQLNSLAGKMAFQCIQEKLPKNSTEDPVVVWDSIKGRIYSALKSLQEPREYCLA; from the coding sequence ATGTACTATCAATATTGGGGAATGAAACGGGCCCCTTTTGATAACGTGCCCGACCCAGATCTTTATTGGAGCCAAAACAGCTCGCTCGAAGATGCCGTTTCAGAAATTTTATTTGCCATTGAGGAAGGAAACGATTGCCTGGCGGTTATGACTGGAGATATCGGGACCGGCAAGACAATGGGTTTGCGGGTTATCCTGAACGAGTTGAATGCCGAAAAATACCGGGTCGCTTTTATTACCAATCCGGATTTATCACCAATGCAACTCATGAGAGAAATCATTGGCCAACTGCAGAACAAAAAAGTCACTACCCGCTATAAAGACCAGCTCATGGAAGAGTTTAATGCTATCCTTTTCAAGTGCGCCAATGAGGGCCAAAAGGCAGTCATCTTTATCGATGAGGCCAATGCCATGTCCACCGAGATGTTGAATCAGGTACGGCTTATGACCAATTTGCAGGACGATCAGCAAAATATGGTCATTTTTATCCTGGCCGGACAGAAAGAGCTGGGAAGACGTCTGGAATCCAGAACCATGGAAAACCTTTTCCAGCGGGTCGGCGTTTATTGCCGGATTCGAGGGCTGGAAAGTCCCCAGGAGGTTCAGGATTACCTGACCCACCGCATTCAGGTCTGCGGAGGATCCCCTGACATATTCACTCAGGATGCCTATGCTGCCATCTGGGACCATTCTCAAAAGGGAGTTCCCCGCCTGATCAACAAAATTGCCAAACTTTGCCTGAAGGCAGGGGAAACCAATCAGGTCAGACAAATCGGGGCCGAGATGGTTCACGCTGTCGCCTCCATGTTCGAGCGAGAAAAGTCTTCCCTGACCCGGCAAACCCAGCCGGAGGAGGAGATGGATCAGCCCTGGCAGGAGAAGGACCAGCAGGCTGTGTCCAAGGCTGATATTACTCCAATCGAAGAGCAACAGGTGGCGGCCAGAGAGCCTGGAAAGGTGAAAGCCAATGAGCCGGGAGAAAATGTCCGGGAACTATACCTGCAGCAGTCCCCCGCTCCTGAACCTGCTCCTCATCTGCATCTTGATCCGGAGATGATGCGCCTGATCCAGGGACTCCCCTCCCAAATCCGCAGTCAATTGCAGGTAATGGAGGATAAACAGTTGAACAGCCTGGCTGGCAAGATGGCCTTTCAGTGCATCCAGGAGAAGCTCCCGAAAAATTCGACCGAAGATCCGGTGGTTGTCTGGGACAGCATCAAGGGCCGTATTTATTCAGCGCTCAAGTCCCTGCAAGAACCCAGAGAATACTGCCTGGCGTAG
- a CDS encoding helix-turn-helix domain-containing protein, with product MEKISIARRRQERQATLIPIKTDHREPALELAGPKLSETPVPLSLLESLINEEVITPEKEIVTPEKRKRKFTVEITSGLERPLKMVVAIQPLDSDLPPKEFLTVKEASAILRISEHTLYRQLHQGTLSGLKIGRQWRVILTP from the coding sequence ATGGAAAAAATCAGTATTGCTCGTCGACGCCAAGAACGTCAGGCAACCTTAATTCCAATCAAAACTGATCATCGGGAACCTGCTCTGGAGCTGGCTGGTCCGAAGCTGTCTGAAACACCCGTGCCGCTTTCTCTTCTGGAATCCCTGATCAATGAAGAAGTCATTACCCCAGAGAAAGAAATCGTTACTCCTGAGAAAAGGAAGAGGAAATTTACCGTGGAGATTACTTCCGGTCTTGAACGACCGCTGAAGATGGTTGTTGCTATTCAGCCTCTGGATTCAGATTTACCCCCAAAAGAGTTCCTTACGGTCAAGGAGGCATCCGCTATCCTGCGGATTTCGGAACATACCCTCTATCGGCAATTGCATCAGGGCACTTTATCCGGTTTAAAAATTGGTCGGCAGTGGCGAGTTATTCTAACCCCCTAG
- a CDS encoding YgiQ family radical SAM protein, with the protein MYAILLPNGIKMIATCGSGFDIILIGGEPYADHPLSGIGVVARVLEARGYRVGVIGRPDWKRDKDFSRLGRPRLFFGLTSGSIDSLLANYTPLKRERARDPFAPYCSGMPDRATLVYSNKIRHLFPGSIIVIGGVEASLRRFGHYDYWQNRVRRSLLLDSRADILVYGPGELQAIEIARRLEEGQDLAGIAGTCVIRSEIPCGFQEIPSFEEVCDDPQAFCRAQNLFSNQHNLAQAHANRFVLQYRMPDYCPQDLDWIYGLPFSRKIPAEFPELAMARFSVVTHRGCFGNCSFCSLALHQGNRIISRSEESILAEIRQLTRYPDFQGYIDDLGGPSANMYGMDCPRSCEKGNCLSCPGLDRSHHRLIRLLQEARRIPGVKKVFVRSGIRYELALESPKYLEELCRHHLSGCLKIAPEHVSGHVLSLMNKDGGRFEEFCRLFRRINGARQQHLKYYFMVAHPGTGRAESRELANALRRLEQEGNHHPVEGVQIFTPTPMTRSTCMYHTGLDPATGKPVFVPRTFTEKKEQKKMLSSSPGCQPKQRAHRRASSR; encoded by the coding sequence TTGTATGCAATCTTATTACCAAACGGGATAAAAATGATTGCCACCTGTGGTTCTGGCTTTGATATTATTCTTATCGGCGGGGAGCCTTATGCAGATCATCCCCTGTCCGGAATCGGTGTGGTCGCCAGGGTCCTTGAAGCCAGAGGGTATCGGGTCGGTGTCATAGGCAGACCTGACTGGAAGCGGGACAAGGACTTTTCCCGGCTGGGGCGGCCACGCCTTTTTTTCGGGCTTACCTCGGGGTCTATCGACAGTCTGCTGGCCAATTATACTCCGCTCAAGCGAGAGCGGGCCAGGGACCCTTTTGCACCCTATTGTTCAGGGATGCCCGACCGGGCGACCCTGGTTTACAGCAATAAAATCCGGCACCTGTTTCCCGGCTCCATTATTGTCATCGGCGGGGTCGAGGCCTCCCTGCGGCGTTTTGGCCACTACGATTATTGGCAGAACCGGGTCCGCCGCAGTCTCCTGCTGGACTCGCGGGCCGATATTCTCGTTTACGGGCCGGGAGAATTGCAGGCCATTGAAATTGCCCGGCGGCTGGAAGAAGGGCAGGATCTTGCAGGCATTGCCGGAACCTGTGTTATACGGTCCGAAATACCCTGCGGATTTCAGGAAATCCCTTCCTTCGAGGAAGTCTGCGATGATCCGCAGGCATTTTGCCGGGCGCAGAACCTTTTTTCCAATCAGCATAACCTGGCTCAGGCCCATGCCAACCGCTTTGTCCTTCAGTACCGGATGCCGGACTATTGTCCGCAGGATCTGGACTGGATTTATGGGCTGCCCTTCTCCCGGAAAATCCCGGCTGAGTTTCCGGAACTGGCTATGGCCCGCTTTTCGGTCGTAACCCACCGGGGATGTTTCGGCAACTGCTCTTTCTGCTCCCTGGCCCTTCACCAGGGAAACCGGATTATATCCCGCAGTGAAGAATCCATTCTGGCCGAAATCCGGCAATTGACCAGATATCCGGACTTTCAGGGATATATCGATGATCTGGGAGGGCCGTCAGCCAATATGTACGGCATGGATTGCCCGCGCTCCTGTGAAAAAGGGAACTGCCTGTCCTGCCCGGGACTGGACCGGAGTCACCACCGGCTGATCCGTCTCCTTCAGGAGGCCCGGCGGATTCCGGGAGTCAAAAAGGTTTTCGTGCGCAGCGGCATCCGCTATGAGCTGGCCCTGGAAAGCCCGAAATATCTTGAGGAATTGTGCCGTCATCATCTTTCCGGCTGTCTGAAGATAGCCCCGGAACACGTATCCGGCCATGTTCTGTCCCTCATGAACAAGGATGGTGGCCGGTTTGAAGAGTTTTGCCGCCTCTTCCGGCGGATCAATGGTGCCCGGCAGCAGCACCTGAAATATTACTTTATGGTGGCCCATCCGGGGACCGGGCGGGCGGAAAGCCGGGAGCTGGCCAATGCCCTGCGCCGGCTTGAGCAGGAAGGAAACCATCATCCGGTCGAAGGGGTCCAGATATTCACTCCGACACCGATGACCCGCTCTACCTGCATGTATCATACCGGCCTGGATCCCGCGACAGGCAAGCCGGTCTTTGTCCCCCGCACTTTTACGGAAAAGAAAGAGCAAAAGAAAATGCTTTCATCCTCACCTGGCTGCCAGCCAAAACAGCGGGCTCACCGTCGTGCATCTTCACGGTAA
- a CDS encoding ammonium transporter produces the protein MSTNKKGGSMIFRERFKRTSVVAVLTMIFGILWLKPALAEEAGGYASSVGVDTLWVMIAAFLVFVMQAGFGMLEAGLIRTKNTCNVLMNNFLDFCMASVVFFIFGYAIMFGKGNGFMGFSGWFMVNATHQGNLPLEAAWLFHTVFCGAAATIVAGGIAERMKFKAYLAYSFLISATVYPIIGHWIWGGGWLAGLGFGDFAGSAVVHTVGGVAALVGTAIVGPRIGKYNPDGSANAIEGHSMSLASLGTLILWFAWFGFNPGSTLSVGDGSFMAKVAVNTNMAAVAGSLTAMFFAWRICGKPDLTMTMNGCLAGLVAVTAPCAYIVPHEALIIGIVSGILVVLATLFLDKIHIDDPVGAVPVHAVNGIWGTLAVGIFGHKGLGGLARDGLLHGGGFTQLGIQALGSLATVAFVAVSMSVIYMVIGKLVGLRVSREDELKGLDISQHGMESYAGFQIFTTR, from the coding sequence ATGTCCACAAACAAAAAAGGAGGCAGCATGATTTTCCGGGAGAGATTTAAGCGGACATCAGTAGTTGCAGTACTTACCATGATTTTCGGTATACTTTGGCTCAAGCCGGCTCTTGCTGAAGAGGCGGGGGGGTATGCCAGTTCAGTTGGCGTCGATACGCTGTGGGTTATGATCGCAGCATTTCTGGTCTTCGTCATGCAGGCAGGTTTTGGAATGCTGGAAGCTGGTCTGATCAGAACCAAGAACACCTGCAATGTCCTGATGAATAATTTTCTTGATTTTTGTATGGCCTCGGTGGTTTTTTTTATCTTCGGCTATGCGATCATGTTTGGAAAGGGTAACGGCTTCATGGGCTTCAGCGGGTGGTTCATGGTCAACGCAACACATCAGGGAAATCTCCCCCTTGAGGCGGCGTGGCTGTTCCATACAGTGTTCTGCGGTGCAGCGGCAACTATCGTCGCAGGCGGCATAGCGGAACGGATGAAGTTCAAGGCCTACCTTGCCTATTCTTTTCTTATCTCGGCTACAGTCTATCCGATCATCGGCCACTGGATCTGGGGTGGAGGGTGGCTGGCCGGCCTTGGTTTTGGTGATTTTGCGGGCTCCGCGGTAGTTCATACCGTTGGAGGCGTAGCGGCTTTGGTTGGAACGGCTATTGTCGGTCCCCGCATAGGAAAGTATAATCCGGATGGTTCGGCTAACGCTATTGAAGGCCATTCCATGTCGCTTGCTTCTCTTGGTACTCTGATCCTGTGGTTCGCCTGGTTTGGGTTCAATCCTGGTTCGACATTAAGCGTAGGTGACGGCAGCTTCATGGCCAAGGTAGCCGTAAATACCAATATGGCCGCTGTAGCCGGGTCATTAACAGCCATGTTTTTTGCCTGGCGCATCTGCGGAAAGCCTGATCTGACCATGACCATGAACGGCTGTCTGGCGGGACTGGTAGCCGTGACAGCGCCATGTGCCTATATAGTGCCTCATGAAGCCCTGATCATCGGCATAGTTAGTGGTATCCTGGTTGTCCTGGCCACCCTCTTCCTTGATAAGATCCACATTGATGACCCGGTTGGCGCGGTTCCGGTGCATGCAGTGAATGGTATTTGGGGAACTCTGGCTGTTGGCATTTTCGGTCATAAGGGACTTGGCGGTCTGGCCAGAGATGGATTACTGCACGGCGGAGGCTTCACTCAGCTTGGCATACAGGCCCTGGGATCACTGGCGACCGTGGCTTTTGTAGCCGTTTCCATGTCCGTCATTTACATGGTTATCGGTAAACTGGTCGGTCTGAGGGTCTCAAGAGAAGACGAACTGAAAGGGCTCGATATCAGCCAGCACGGCATGGAGTCTTATGCAGGATTTCAAATATTCACTACCCGCTGA
- a CDS encoding P-II family nitrogen regulator, whose product MKLIIAMIQPHKLPDVKKALFDAEVHKMTVTNALGCGQQKGYTENYRCVIHEVNLLKKVRLEIAVNENFVQRTVDAIIKGARTGSIGDGKIFVLDIQECIRIRTGEKGGAAIG is encoded by the coding sequence ATGAAATTAATCATTGCGATGATACAGCCTCATAAATTACCTGATGTCAAGAAGGCACTCTTTGATGCAGAGGTCCACAAGATGACTGTTACCAACGCACTCGGATGCGGGCAGCAGAAGGGATATACCGAGAACTACCGGTGCGTTATCCATGAAGTAAACCTCCTGAAAAAGGTACGGCTTGAGATTGCGGTCAACGAAAATTTCGTCCAGCGCACCGTAGATGCAATTATCAAGGGAGCAAGAACCGGCTCAATAGGTGATGGCAAGATTTTCGTTCTCGATATCCAGGAATGCATAAGGATCAGAACCGGCGAAAAAGGCGGTGCGGCTATCGGATAA
- a CDS encoding THUMP domain-containing protein yields the protein MESESLQALSQGKAKLIVTSRELSTTRRTISALKRAVPGACIRSTGFRAIFALESEGDPQELAKRVNQECFRLIGHITAVFAEVQSSFDPIKEAAVRIGTEQIGENERFCFRLNKRGAHRLEQDTPKIENEIGGAIWEALVQKYGQEPSISLRNPDIKIIADVLGPVTAVGIWRNAWQPGETPRREAGGPAWE from the coding sequence GTGGAATCCGAATCACTCCAAGCACTTAGCCAGGGGAAGGCAAAGCTCATCGTCACCAGCCGGGAGCTTTCCACCACGCGCCGGACTATTTCTGCGCTGAAAAGAGCGGTGCCGGGTGCCTGCATCCGGAGTACGGGCTTTCGGGCCATATTCGCCCTCGAGTCGGAGGGTGATCCCCAGGAACTTGCCAAAAGGGTGAATCAGGAGTGTTTCAGACTCATCGGGCATATAACAGCCGTATTCGCCGAGGTTCAAAGCAGCTTCGATCCCATAAAGGAGGCAGCGGTAAGAATAGGAACAGAGCAGATCGGTGAGAATGAAAGGTTTTGCTTCAGGCTGAATAAACGGGGCGCACACCGGCTGGAGCAGGATACGCCGAAGATCGAGAATGAAATAGGGGGAGCCATTTGGGAGGCCCTTGTGCAAAAATATGGGCAAGAGCCGTCCATCAGTCTCAGAAATCCTGACATAAAAATCATCGCCGATGTCTTGGGACCAGTCACTGCGGTTGGAATCTGGAGGAATGCCTGGCAGCCCGGCGAGACACCTCGCCGTGAGGCTGGCGGGCCTGCCTGGGAATAG
- a CDS encoding protease inhibitor I42 family protein yields the protein MKRFGKIIIIISLFVISLFFLVTPSPAYYSILSAQPYIQSYYSLPSINININVNFCGFPGGSSCYNQPASPYGAYYCSPGYSYGYPPNSQYYSLPRYAASPVQLGGYVMGYGQYYSDYGYSPSQPHSTGYQPAYATSLPSSFDPYSPYGPFGEPFSSGYASSINPYESMQSQFKDADVSISYSDKGNDVSINTGQTLSIILPSNPDSGCRWYLDADKFDETIAVKESAEFFPGYEYSSSTSFGFTGAHEQWIFKAAAPGTTTIRLEIKESENSSALDTYEVEVTVAD from the coding sequence ATGAAACGCTTTGGCAAGATTATTATCATTATAAGCCTTTTTGTTATTTCTTTATTCTTTCTTGTCACTCCATCGCCGGCATATTATTCGATATTATCTGCACAACCATATATACAATCATATTATTCGCTGCCATCTATCAACATCAACATTAATGTAAATTTTTGTGGGTTTCCCGGAGGCAGTTCTTGCTATAACCAGCCAGCCTCTCCATATGGTGCTTACTATTGCAGTCCTGGTTATAGTTATGGTTATCCACCGAACAGCCAATACTATTCACTCCCAAGATACGCAGCATCACCTGTTCAGCTAGGCGGGTATGTCATGGGCTACGGTCAATATTATTCAGACTACGGCTATTCTCCATCACAACCCCATAGCACAGGTTATCAACCGGCATATGCCACCTCCCTGCCTTCTTCCTTTGATCCTTATTCCCCGTACGGTCCATTTGGGGAGCCGTTCTCATCAGGGTATGCCTCATCTATCAATCCCTATGAATCGATGCAATCACAATTCAAAGATGCAGATGTATCAATATCTTACAGTGACAAGGGAAATGATGTAAGTATTAATACGGGACAAACCCTCAGTATTATTTTGCCGTCAAACCCTGATTCAGGATGCAGGTGGTACCTTGATGCCGATAAGTTCGATGAGACGATAGCAGTCAAAGAGAGTGCTGAGTTCTTTCCAGGATATGAATACAGTTCCAGCACGTCATTCGGATTCACCGGCGCACATGAGCAGTGGATATTCAAGGCTGCAGCTCCGGGTACTACTACCATCAGATTAGAAATCAAGGAGTCAGAAAACAGTAGTGCTCTGGACACCTATGAGGTGGAAGTGACGGTTGCGGATTAA
- a CDS encoding PQQ-binding-like beta-propeller repeat protein codes for MLTKPPRIYSMISCGLFLLIPLLVLSSCGGGGGGGGDTSGSKSQNPVYQPLGLEEKWAFSTSDKIYSSPACAPNGNTFYVGSNDKHLYAFSPQGTVLWKFPTEGAVFSSPAVGDDGTIYAGSCDGKFYAINPNGTRKWSSDTGGWILSSPVIDRQGIIYVGSNDGNLYALYPSDGSRKWTKSLGGPVSSPAIGQDGTIYVGSGNLDWNRPERSSGKLSALDPEDGDILWTGQMPVFARPAVDSEGTVYAGSTNGFVYAFEPGGNTGEMAEKWRYQTGGPVLSCPVLDLEEDTVYVGSDDARLYALHTADGSLEWAAATDDKIRSSAAVSQNGTIYIGCHNGCLYAFEDHDGARQGLFPTHRQEPIVSIPLIGQDGTIYFCGQDSRVYAIRDTAVDRAD; via the coding sequence ATGCTTACCAAGCCTCCCCGTATTTACTCCATGATATCGTGCGGTTTATTCCTGCTCATTCCTCTGTTGGTTCTCTCCTCCTGCGGTGGCGGTGGTGGAGGGGGCGGTGATACCAGCGGCAGTAAAAGTCAAAACCCTGTCTATCAGCCTCTGGGATTGGAGGAAAAATGGGCTTTCTCCACCAGCGATAAGATTTACTCCTCCCCGGCCTGTGCTCCCAACGGGAATACCTTCTATGTAGGAAGCAACGATAAGCATCTCTACGCATTTTCGCCGCAGGGGACTGTTCTGTGGAAATTTCCAACAGAAGGGGCGGTTTTCTCTTCCCCGGCGGTTGGTGATGATGGAACCATCTATGCAGGAAGCTGTGACGGGAAATTCTACGCCATTAATCCAAACGGAACCCGGAAGTGGTCTTCTGACACGGGAGGCTGGATATTATCCTCTCCTGTTATTGACCGGCAGGGCATAATTTACGTGGGCAGCAACGATGGGAACCTTTACGCTCTCTATCCTTCCGATGGCAGCAGGAAATGGACGAAATCACTGGGAGGACCGGTGTCTTCTCCGGCAATCGGACAGGATGGTACCATTTACGTGGGAAGCGGCAATCTGGATTGGAACAGACCGGAGCGGTCAAGCGGAAAACTCTCTGCCCTGGACCCTGAAGACGGTGACATACTATGGACAGGGCAAATGCCGGTCTTTGCCAGACCGGCTGTCGATTCCGAGGGAACCGTCTATGCCGGAAGCACGAACGGCTTCGTATATGCCTTTGAACCAGGGGGGAATACAGGGGAGATGGCGGAAAAGTGGCGGTATCAGACCGGAGGGCCGGTTCTCTCCTGTCCTGTCCTTGATCTGGAGGAGGACACAGTTTATGTCGGCAGTGATGATGCCAGACTGTATGCCCTGCATACTGCCGATGGCTCACTCGAGTGGGCAGCAGCCACCGATGATAAAATCCGGTCATCGGCTGCCGTGAGCCAGAACGGGACCATCTATATCGGCTGTCATAATGGCTGTCTGTATGCCTTCGAGGACCACGATGGGGCCCGTCAGGGGTTATTCCCGACGCATCGGCAGGAGCCGATTGTTTCAATCCCGCTCATCGGCCAGGATGGAACCATCTACTTTTGCGGGCAGGATTCCAGGGTCTATGCCATTCGGGATACGGCAGTTGATCGAGCCGATTAG